One stretch of Pomacea canaliculata isolate SZHN2017 linkage group LG1, ASM307304v1, whole genome shotgun sequence DNA includes these proteins:
- the LOC112557717 gene encoding uncharacterized protein LOC112557717 isoform X1, which produces MHFLPFNLKDRRVDATTRETERTDMLSAFGNVSVQTERNKKSSSDVTGVHNSGSDLKQPDHISSKQHNKHAIKNIHDLSSKISVPVVGSVEKIHPRETKYSSLSKEIADSGAAVDKCENRETANTQTKMPVTFKMLQKEGLQISSSARLSEDKKHQVVESKPVLSLSKRRKRSRKKTRQQNSLGQTQNMPHAFEAIPDKNHVSSVTKCISKSLKSCPLVFLSSAPGKQKKNLALSQNVKEESTFQHMPSNTQHKTDVQKVPPEQGKKKGKHNAKKSPDSTETKDYEEAMVRLAKGLRPKGFIYVGGLGKNPSDDPLPVLDRKIRMKKSASETNQPSQSHTVKTQGSEKGVSPCCQPEKQIVKKTFKKKQVKGMTGYKKKRKRRMKMEDFVQNPSSVVEDEDININDFQFDDPVDFSETIPCEAAPCLDGELASSVQSQGGGEGKNCDKSVIIKHSASASSLGITSWTDALVRPSLQPQVLLVDLVKAYLKGADFDNCRICQNVIDLSLVEREEAENLPLPQDDLALVPDILKPGTAISDSSTLQKRFEPNSGQLTKDHISMQNTSDGKEKPDADLSAGDLVRKADGEVRGDDTRTQVAVSSRKQGSPGSIINSEDNSGASDVFASLDQENKATVSTLFGTLTTEHVSVSAKNSEQLYAGIDCVQIIPVKASEHTIVAAEINSQLDSSESFTRNTEKVDDVNSEESKNERVCSRKTLQKESGSQQESLRCSSLQEKSVNTKTTIKDLVDVPAKVIPVLIDKEHEESVNPCFDITAVNVVSKLSCILPEFEKDDTRYSSLASSYNFKKSPLFVESSIKSRSLVLNPSNCTGRKNNEKNSRGEMASVQWPDTLLQTKEVIPQRSCDVEVNEKRSVAIETVNLMESPSRLQSSSVNSHRNVKNWQQWKSLQAAQFSCQESENKKNAIDVACPKSEALKTSDIVCDGISDSGVLLDNPSLKLVSASTSEKQGSHVSSAYDNSSFFDMINKTSSFPTRNSIPGLDLIEEPPLCNISSVCDGLKFATEVLSVSTENVEQAKREILAAEEPSVSTALISYSGENDVEGACQEEGSSNQTACSRDQKIVLEQETFELPNVDGACRLPVEKLTKSPITLDISEAEREFSSDCLEEDKEFQISVKTRPVGIGCPIPSVAKQQGEIKNCINECEEQMSLKAVPMFQSVENLPSGNIGQRVENQTPHFIHQGSMQPQTVSYENMGNTISVRNIHQNSQQQPGYYTGKPHYVELGQPYFGSTARPVAMFLPSLPGFNQPPQSPHCFLPSPPQTFLPGGKQFPVQHLPNFQQSSAGNITFPMVTVLRHSAVGIVSPMVHGATVHGGDLNLANMPPSSAPSYNCNNAADFSKKPSMSSSVSGSDVYSWFSDILSGKRNLSPQGSKDTESSSRLGEVDFKHFTKSKDKTKRLKSENDDTSSDREKKYSYSNSSSSSKTRFKHFGPDDYFDMSHKSTSKAAGYSRSKTLQTDSSGSPSLKDGHSDRFRRKSECVGSDDSTFSPCFLKDRLSRSKRRTKYSRSRSSSNSSNLEKNRSSSPPKRKKKRTDSDDSRSSRGTKPKTQHLASEGFGRGHKKSDAGRGSSTKTSVSKTSMIKIATSCTKSLESETTGSKISRNRISDVATKEDTKRRTVLELNNKPGCTTSKAAVSGEVIVLDSKKKRKENFNNIQSEDALLMACKKSSVKDDLNTYMTGESGCPVVAQSDRSESAGSSFSSSEASASVDSNSSLKAGLFGGLR; this is translated from the exons ATGCACTTTTTGCCATTTAACCTCAAAGACAGGAGAGTAGATGCAACTACTAGGGAGACAGAAAGAACAGACATGCTTTCTGCTTTTGGTAATGTTTCAGTTCAGACTGAACGAAATAAAAAGAGTTCTTCAGATGTGACAGGTGTTCATAATTCTGGTTCTGATCTCAAACAGCCGGATCATATCTCCTCTAAACAACATAATAAACATGCTATAAAGAATATACATGATCTCAGTTCTAAAATCTCTGTGCCTGTTGTTGGTAGTGTTGAGAAGATTCATCCTAGAGAGACCAAGTATTCCAGTTTAAGCAAAGAAATAGCTGATTCAGGTGCTGCTGTGGATAAATGTGAAAATCGTGAAACAGCAAACACGCAGACCAAAATGCcagtaacatttaaaatgttacagaaagAAGGATTGCAGATCAGTAGTTCTGCCAGACTGTCAGAGGATAAGAAGCATCAAGTCGTAGAATCAAAACCTGTTTTGTCACTTtccaaaaggagaaaaagatcaagaaagaaaacacgacAGCAAAATTCATTAGGACAGACTCAGAACATGCCACATGCCTTTGAAGCCATTCCAGACAAAAATCATGTGTCGTCAgttacaaaatgtatttctaaaAGTTTGAAATCTTGtcctcttgttttcttgtcttcgGCCCCaggaaagcaaaagaaaaatttggcTTTAAGTCAAAACGTTAAAGAAGAGAGTACATTTCAGCACATGCCTTCAAACACCCAACACAAAACCGATGTGCAGAAGGTACCACCagaacaaggaaagaaaaaaggaaaacataatgCCAAAAAATCACCAGATTCTACAGAAACCAAAGATTATGAAGAAGCCATGGTGCGGTTAGCTAAAGGTCTGCGACCAAAAGGCTTTATCTATGTGGGAGGCCTGGGCAAGAACCCAAGTGATGATCCTCTGCCTGTACTAGACAGAAAGATCAGAATGAAGAAATCAGCA tcagAAACTAATCAGCCATCACAGTCTCATACTGTTAAAACACAGGGCAGTGAAAAAGGTGTTAGTCCATGCTGCCAACCAGAGAAGCAAATAGTtaagaaaacattcaagaaGAAACAG GTAAAGGGTATGACAGgttataagaaaaaaagaaaaaggagaatgaAAATGGAGGATTTTGTTCAAAACCCCAGCAGTGTGGTGGAAGATGAGGATATTAATATCAATGACTTCCAGTTTGATGACCCAGTAGACTTTTCAGAGACAATTCCATGTGAGGCAGCACCTTGTTTAGATGGTGAACTGGCATCATCTGTACAATCccaaggaggaggagaaggaaaaaactGTGATAAGTCAGTGATCATCAAACACAGTGCATCTGCATCAAGTCTTGGCATCACCAGCTGGACTGATGCTCTTGTCAGGCCCAGTCTGCAGCCTCAAGTCTTGCTGGTAGATCTAGTGAAG GCCTACCTTAAGGGAGCAGATTTTGATAACTGCAGGATCTGCCAAAATGTGATTGATCTCAGCcttgtagagagagaggaagcagAAAATCTCCCACTACCACAAGACGACTTAGCACTAGTTCCAGACATTTTAAAGCCAGGAACAGCTATTTCAGATTCTTCAACTCTGCAGAAAAGGTTTGAACCTAACAGTGGACAACTCACAAAAGACCACATTTCAATGCAGAATACTTCTGATGGCAAAGAGAAGCCTGATGCAGATTTATCAGCAGGTGACTTGGTGAGAAAAGCTGATGGTGAAGTAAGAGGTGATGATACCCGAACACAGGTAGCTGTTTCATCACGGAAGCAGGGGAGCCCTGGTTCTATTATCAATAGTGAAGACAATTCAGGTGCATCAGATGTTTTTGCATCATTAGATCAAGAAAATAAAGCCACCGTGAGCACTTTATTTGGCACACTTACAACAGAACATGTTTCTGTGTCTGCAAAGAATTCAGAGCAACTGTATGCAGGCATAGATTGTGTACAGATCATTCCAGTTAAAGCCAGTGAGCATACTATTGTGGCTGCAGAAATTAACTCACAGCTGGATTCATCAGAGTCTTTTACTAGAAACACTGAAAAGGTTGATGATGTAAATAGTGAGGAGTCTAAAAATGAAAGGGTTTGCAGTCGAAAAACTCTTCAAAAAGAAAGTGGCAGTCAGCAAGAGTCACTGAGATGTTCATCCTTGCAGGAAAAATCAGTGAATACTAAAACCACTATTAAAGATTTAGTAGATGTACCAGCAAAAGTGATACCAGTGCTTATTGACAAAGAACATGAGGAAAGTGTAAATCCTTGTTTTGACATCACTGCTGTGAATGTGGTGTCAAAGCTTTCTTGCATTCTGCCAGAGTTTGAGAAGGATGATACTAGATATTCTTCTTTGGCTTCATcttataactttaaaaaatcgcCTCTTTTTGTTGAGTCATCTATAAAGTCAAGATCTCTTGTCTTAAATCCATCTAACTGTACTggtagaaaaaataatgaaaaaaatagtcgAGGAGAAATGGCAAGTGTGCAGTGGCCAGATACTCTTCTTCAGACTAAAGAAGTTATTCCTCAACGATCATGTGATGTTGAGGTTAATGAAAAAAGATCTGTTGCGATTGAGACGGTGAATTTAATGGAGTCACCCAGCAGATTGCAGAGCTCTTCAGTCAATTCTCATAGAAATGTGAAAAACTGGCAGCAATGGAAAAGCTTACAGGCAGCCCAATTTAGCTGCCAAGAAagtgagaataaaaaaaatgccataGATGTTGCATGTCCAAAATCTGAGGCCCTTAAAACTTCAGACATTGTCTGTGATGGGATTTCTGATTCAGGTGTCTTGCTTGATAATCCATCTCTTAAATTGGTGTCGGCATCCACGTCAGAAAAGCAAGGCAGCCACGTCAGTTCAGCATATGACAATTCAAGTTTTTTTGATATGATTAACAAAACTAGTAGTTTTCCCACAAGAAATTCAATACCAGGTTTGGATCTTATTGAAGAACCACCACtctgtaacatttcaagtgTGTGTGATGGGCTGAAGTTTGCAACTGAAGTTTTGTCTGTTTCAACTGAGAATGTTGAGCaagcaaaaagagaaattttgGCTGCTGAAGAACCAAGTGTTAGCACAGCTCTTATTTCCTATAGTGGTGAGAATGATGTAGAGGGAGCTTGTCAGGAAGAGGGAAGCTCCAATCAGACAGCTTGTAGCAGAGACCAAAAAATAGTGCTTGAACAAGAAACTTTTGAATTACCTAATGTAGATGGAGCCTGTAGGCTACCTGtagaaaaacttacaaaatctCCAATTACATTGGATATCAGTGAAGCTGAAAGAGAGTTTTCTTCTGACTGTTTGGAGGAAGACAAGGAGTTTCAAATCTCTGTGAAGACCAGGCCTGTTGGCATTGGCTGCCCTATTCCCAGCGTTGCAAAGCAGCaaggtgaaataaaaaattgtataaacGAATGTGAAGAGCAAATGTCCTTGAAAGCTGTTCCTATGTTCCAAAGTGTTGAGAATCTACCATCTGGAAACATTGGTCAAAGAGTAGAAAATCAGACACCTCACTTTATTCATCAGGGATCCATGCAGCCACAAACAGTATCATATGAAAATATGGGAAACACAATCTCTGTAAGAAACATTCATCAAAACTCTCAGCAACAACCAGGATATTATACAGGGAAACCACATTATGTAGAATTAGGCCAACCCTATTTCGGTTCCACAGCTAGACCAGTAGCCatgtttttgccatctttgccAGGGTTTAATCAGCCACCTCAATCACCACATTGCTTTCTACCTTCGCCTCCACAGACTTTTTTACCCGGAGGGAAACAGTTCCCTGTTCAGCACCTACCTAATTTCCAGCAGTCATCAGCTGGAAACATAACTTTTCCAATGGTAACAGTACTTAGACATTCTGCTGTTGGGATTGTCTCACCCATGGTTCATGGCGCTACAGTACATGGTGGAGATCTCAACTTAGCAAATATGCCACCATCCTCTGCTCCATCATACAATTGTAATAATGCAGCAGATTTCAGCAAGAAACCTAGCATGTCTTCTTCTGTGAGTGGCAGTGATGTGTATTCATGGTTCTCAGATATTCTTAGTGGCAAACGGAATTTATCTCCTCAGGGCAGTAAAGACACAGAGTCTAGCAGTAGGTTGGGTGAAGTAGACTTCAAGCATTTTACTAAAAGCAAAGATAAGACAAAGCGTCTAAAGTCAGAGAATGATGACACGTCATCAGATCGAGAAAAAAAGTACAGCTATAGCAACTCATCCAGCTCTTCCAAAACCAGATTTAAGCATTTTGGTCCAGACGATTACTTTGACATGTCCCACAAGTCAACATCTAAAGCCGCTGGCTACAGCAGGTCTAAAACTCTGCAGACAGATTCAAGTGGCTCACCAAGTTTAAAGGATGGACATTCTGATCGTTTCAGAAGAAAGAGTGAGTGTGTTGGATCAGATGACTCAACTTTTTCACCTTGTTTCTTGAAGGACAGATTAAGTCGTTCAAAAAGGAGAACTAAATATTCAAGATCACGTAGTTCATCTAATTCATCtaatttggaaaagaacagatCTTCCAGTCccccaaaaagaaagaagaaacgtACAGATTCAGATGATTCACGTTCATCTCGTGGCACTAAACCAAAGACACAGCATTTGGCATCAGAAGGTTTTGGGCGCGGTCATAAAAAGTCAGATGCAGGAAGGGGAAGTTCCACAAAAACTTCAGTTTCAAAAACATCCATGATCAAAATAGCTACCTCTTGCACCAAAAGCTTGGAATCCGAGACAACAGGCTCAAAAATTTCAAGAAACAGAATCTCAGATGTAGCTACGAAAGAGGACACTAAGAGGAGGACAGTTTTAGAATTAAATAACAAACCAGGGTGCACAACTTCTAAGGCAGCTGTTTCAGGTGAAGTGATAGTCCTGGATTCAAAGAAAAAACGCAAAGAAAACTTTAACAATATTCAGAGCGAAGATGCTTTATTGATGGCTTGTAAAAAGAGTTCTGTGAAAGATGACTTAAACACATACATGACCGGAGAATCAGGCTGTCCAGTTGTTGCCCAGTCTGACAGATCAGAGTCAGCAGGATCGTCATTTTCATCATCTGAAGCATCTGCATCTGTTGATTCAAATTCTTCACTGAAAGCAGGGTTGTTCGGAGGACTTCGGTAA
- the LOC112557717 gene encoding uncharacterized protein LOC112557717 isoform X2, which translates to MHFLPFNLKDRRVDATTRETERTDMLSAFGNVSVQTERNKKSSSDVTGVHNSGSDLKQPDHISSKQHNKHAIKNIHDLSSKISVPVVGSVEKIHPRETKYSSLSKEIADSGAAVDKCENRETANTQTKMPVTFKMLQKEGLQISSSARLSEDKKHQVVESKPVLSLSKRRKRSRKKTRQQNSLGQTQNMPHAFEAIPDKNHVSSVTKCISKSLKSCPLVFLSSAPGKQKKNLALSQNVKEESTFQHMPSNTQHKTDVQKVPPEQGKKKGKHNAKKSPDSTETKDYEEAMVRLAKGLRPKGFIYVGGLGKNPSDDPLPVLDRKIRMKKSAGSEKGVSPCCQPEKQIVKKTFKKKQVKGMTGYKKKRKRRMKMEDFVQNPSSVVEDEDININDFQFDDPVDFSETIPCEAAPCLDGELASSVQSQGGGEGKNCDKSVIIKHSASASSLGITSWTDALVRPSLQPQVLLVDLVKAYLKGADFDNCRICQNVIDLSLVEREEAENLPLPQDDLALVPDILKPGTAISDSSTLQKRFEPNSGQLTKDHISMQNTSDGKEKPDADLSAGDLVRKADGEVRGDDTRTQVAVSSRKQGSPGSIINSEDNSGASDVFASLDQENKATVSTLFGTLTTEHVSVSAKNSEQLYAGIDCVQIIPVKASEHTIVAAEINSQLDSSESFTRNTEKVDDVNSEESKNERVCSRKTLQKESGSQQESLRCSSLQEKSVNTKTTIKDLVDVPAKVIPVLIDKEHEESVNPCFDITAVNVVSKLSCILPEFEKDDTRYSSLASSYNFKKSPLFVESSIKSRSLVLNPSNCTGRKNNEKNSRGEMASVQWPDTLLQTKEVIPQRSCDVEVNEKRSVAIETVNLMESPSRLQSSSVNSHRNVKNWQQWKSLQAAQFSCQESENKKNAIDVACPKSEALKTSDIVCDGISDSGVLLDNPSLKLVSASTSEKQGSHVSSAYDNSSFFDMINKTSSFPTRNSIPGLDLIEEPPLCNISSVCDGLKFATEVLSVSTENVEQAKREILAAEEPSVSTALISYSGENDVEGACQEEGSSNQTACSRDQKIVLEQETFELPNVDGACRLPVEKLTKSPITLDISEAEREFSSDCLEEDKEFQISVKTRPVGIGCPIPSVAKQQGEIKNCINECEEQMSLKAVPMFQSVENLPSGNIGQRVENQTPHFIHQGSMQPQTVSYENMGNTISVRNIHQNSQQQPGYYTGKPHYVELGQPYFGSTARPVAMFLPSLPGFNQPPQSPHCFLPSPPQTFLPGGKQFPVQHLPNFQQSSAGNITFPMVTVLRHSAVGIVSPMVHGATVHGGDLNLANMPPSSAPSYNCNNAADFSKKPSMSSSVSGSDVYSWFSDILSGKRNLSPQGSKDTESSSRLGEVDFKHFTKSKDKTKRLKSENDDTSSDREKKYSYSNSSSSSKTRFKHFGPDDYFDMSHKSTSKAAGYSRSKTLQTDSSGSPSLKDGHSDRFRRKSECVGSDDSTFSPCFLKDRLSRSKRRTKYSRSRSSSNSSNLEKNRSSSPPKRKKKRTDSDDSRSSRGTKPKTQHLASEGFGRGHKKSDAGRGSSTKTSVSKTSMIKIATSCTKSLESETTGSKISRNRISDVATKEDTKRRTVLELNNKPGCTTSKAAVSGEVIVLDSKKKRKENFNNIQSEDALLMACKKSSVKDDLNTYMTGESGCPVVAQSDRSESAGSSFSSSEASASVDSNSSLKAGLFGGLR; encoded by the exons ATGCACTTTTTGCCATTTAACCTCAAAGACAGGAGAGTAGATGCAACTACTAGGGAGACAGAAAGAACAGACATGCTTTCTGCTTTTGGTAATGTTTCAGTTCAGACTGAACGAAATAAAAAGAGTTCTTCAGATGTGACAGGTGTTCATAATTCTGGTTCTGATCTCAAACAGCCGGATCATATCTCCTCTAAACAACATAATAAACATGCTATAAAGAATATACATGATCTCAGTTCTAAAATCTCTGTGCCTGTTGTTGGTAGTGTTGAGAAGATTCATCCTAGAGAGACCAAGTATTCCAGTTTAAGCAAAGAAATAGCTGATTCAGGTGCTGCTGTGGATAAATGTGAAAATCGTGAAACAGCAAACACGCAGACCAAAATGCcagtaacatttaaaatgttacagaaagAAGGATTGCAGATCAGTAGTTCTGCCAGACTGTCAGAGGATAAGAAGCATCAAGTCGTAGAATCAAAACCTGTTTTGTCACTTtccaaaaggagaaaaagatcaagaaagaaaacacgacAGCAAAATTCATTAGGACAGACTCAGAACATGCCACATGCCTTTGAAGCCATTCCAGACAAAAATCATGTGTCGTCAgttacaaaatgtatttctaaaAGTTTGAAATCTTGtcctcttgttttcttgtcttcgGCCCCaggaaagcaaaagaaaaatttggcTTTAAGTCAAAACGTTAAAGAAGAGAGTACATTTCAGCACATGCCTTCAAACACCCAACACAAAACCGATGTGCAGAAGGTACCACCagaacaaggaaagaaaaaaggaaaacataatgCCAAAAAATCACCAGATTCTACAGAAACCAAAGATTATGAAGAAGCCATGGTGCGGTTAGCTAAAGGTCTGCGACCAAAAGGCTTTATCTATGTGGGAGGCCTGGGCAAGAACCCAAGTGATGATCCTCTGCCTGTACTAGACAGAAAGATCAGAATGAAGAAATCAGCA GGCAGTGAAAAAGGTGTTAGTCCATGCTGCCAACCAGAGAAGCAAATAGTtaagaaaacattcaagaaGAAACAG GTAAAGGGTATGACAGgttataagaaaaaaagaaaaaggagaatgaAAATGGAGGATTTTGTTCAAAACCCCAGCAGTGTGGTGGAAGATGAGGATATTAATATCAATGACTTCCAGTTTGATGACCCAGTAGACTTTTCAGAGACAATTCCATGTGAGGCAGCACCTTGTTTAGATGGTGAACTGGCATCATCTGTACAATCccaaggaggaggagaaggaaaaaactGTGATAAGTCAGTGATCATCAAACACAGTGCATCTGCATCAAGTCTTGGCATCACCAGCTGGACTGATGCTCTTGTCAGGCCCAGTCTGCAGCCTCAAGTCTTGCTGGTAGATCTAGTGAAG GCCTACCTTAAGGGAGCAGATTTTGATAACTGCAGGATCTGCCAAAATGTGATTGATCTCAGCcttgtagagagagaggaagcagAAAATCTCCCACTACCACAAGACGACTTAGCACTAGTTCCAGACATTTTAAAGCCAGGAACAGCTATTTCAGATTCTTCAACTCTGCAGAAAAGGTTTGAACCTAACAGTGGACAACTCACAAAAGACCACATTTCAATGCAGAATACTTCTGATGGCAAAGAGAAGCCTGATGCAGATTTATCAGCAGGTGACTTGGTGAGAAAAGCTGATGGTGAAGTAAGAGGTGATGATACCCGAACACAGGTAGCTGTTTCATCACGGAAGCAGGGGAGCCCTGGTTCTATTATCAATAGTGAAGACAATTCAGGTGCATCAGATGTTTTTGCATCATTAGATCAAGAAAATAAAGCCACCGTGAGCACTTTATTTGGCACACTTACAACAGAACATGTTTCTGTGTCTGCAAAGAATTCAGAGCAACTGTATGCAGGCATAGATTGTGTACAGATCATTCCAGTTAAAGCCAGTGAGCATACTATTGTGGCTGCAGAAATTAACTCACAGCTGGATTCATCAGAGTCTTTTACTAGAAACACTGAAAAGGTTGATGATGTAAATAGTGAGGAGTCTAAAAATGAAAGGGTTTGCAGTCGAAAAACTCTTCAAAAAGAAAGTGGCAGTCAGCAAGAGTCACTGAGATGTTCATCCTTGCAGGAAAAATCAGTGAATACTAAAACCACTATTAAAGATTTAGTAGATGTACCAGCAAAAGTGATACCAGTGCTTATTGACAAAGAACATGAGGAAAGTGTAAATCCTTGTTTTGACATCACTGCTGTGAATGTGGTGTCAAAGCTTTCTTGCATTCTGCCAGAGTTTGAGAAGGATGATACTAGATATTCTTCTTTGGCTTCATcttataactttaaaaaatcgcCTCTTTTTGTTGAGTCATCTATAAAGTCAAGATCTCTTGTCTTAAATCCATCTAACTGTACTggtagaaaaaataatgaaaaaaatagtcgAGGAGAAATGGCAAGTGTGCAGTGGCCAGATACTCTTCTTCAGACTAAAGAAGTTATTCCTCAACGATCATGTGATGTTGAGGTTAATGAAAAAAGATCTGTTGCGATTGAGACGGTGAATTTAATGGAGTCACCCAGCAGATTGCAGAGCTCTTCAGTCAATTCTCATAGAAATGTGAAAAACTGGCAGCAATGGAAAAGCTTACAGGCAGCCCAATTTAGCTGCCAAGAAagtgagaataaaaaaaatgccataGATGTTGCATGTCCAAAATCTGAGGCCCTTAAAACTTCAGACATTGTCTGTGATGGGATTTCTGATTCAGGTGTCTTGCTTGATAATCCATCTCTTAAATTGGTGTCGGCATCCACGTCAGAAAAGCAAGGCAGCCACGTCAGTTCAGCATATGACAATTCAAGTTTTTTTGATATGATTAACAAAACTAGTAGTTTTCCCACAAGAAATTCAATACCAGGTTTGGATCTTATTGAAGAACCACCACtctgtaacatttcaagtgTGTGTGATGGGCTGAAGTTTGCAACTGAAGTTTTGTCTGTTTCAACTGAGAATGTTGAGCaagcaaaaagagaaattttgGCTGCTGAAGAACCAAGTGTTAGCACAGCTCTTATTTCCTATAGTGGTGAGAATGATGTAGAGGGAGCTTGTCAGGAAGAGGGAAGCTCCAATCAGACAGCTTGTAGCAGAGACCAAAAAATAGTGCTTGAACAAGAAACTTTTGAATTACCTAATGTAGATGGAGCCTGTAGGCTACCTGtagaaaaacttacaaaatctCCAATTACATTGGATATCAGTGAAGCTGAAAGAGAGTTTTCTTCTGACTGTTTGGAGGAAGACAAGGAGTTTCAAATCTCTGTGAAGACCAGGCCTGTTGGCATTGGCTGCCCTATTCCCAGCGTTGCAAAGCAGCaaggtgaaataaaaaattgtataaacGAATGTGAAGAGCAAATGTCCTTGAAAGCTGTTCCTATGTTCCAAAGTGTTGAGAATCTACCATCTGGAAACATTGGTCAAAGAGTAGAAAATCAGACACCTCACTTTATTCATCAGGGATCCATGCAGCCACAAACAGTATCATATGAAAATATGGGAAACACAATCTCTGTAAGAAACATTCATCAAAACTCTCAGCAACAACCAGGATATTATACAGGGAAACCACATTATGTAGAATTAGGCCAACCCTATTTCGGTTCCACAGCTAGACCAGTAGCCatgtttttgccatctttgccAGGGTTTAATCAGCCACCTCAATCACCACATTGCTTTCTACCTTCGCCTCCACAGACTTTTTTACCCGGAGGGAAACAGTTCCCTGTTCAGCACCTACCTAATTTCCAGCAGTCATCAGCTGGAAACATAACTTTTCCAATGGTAACAGTACTTAGACATTCTGCTGTTGGGATTGTCTCACCCATGGTTCATGGCGCTACAGTACATGGTGGAGATCTCAACTTAGCAAATATGCCACCATCCTCTGCTCCATCATACAATTGTAATAATGCAGCAGATTTCAGCAAGAAACCTAGCATGTCTTCTTCTGTGAGTGGCAGTGATGTGTATTCATGGTTCTCAGATATTCTTAGTGGCAAACGGAATTTATCTCCTCAGGGCAGTAAAGACACAGAGTCTAGCAGTAGGTTGGGTGAAGTAGACTTCAAGCATTTTACTAAAAGCAAAGATAAGACAAAGCGTCTAAAGTCAGAGAATGATGACACGTCATCAGATCGAGAAAAAAAGTACAGCTATAGCAACTCATCCAGCTCTTCCAAAACCAGATTTAAGCATTTTGGTCCAGACGATTACTTTGACATGTCCCACAAGTCAACATCTAAAGCCGCTGGCTACAGCAGGTCTAAAACTCTGCAGACAGATTCAAGTGGCTCACCAAGTTTAAAGGATGGACATTCTGATCGTTTCAGAAGAAAGAGTGAGTGTGTTGGATCAGATGACTCAACTTTTTCACCTTGTTTCTTGAAGGACAGATTAAGTCGTTCAAAAAGGAGAACTAAATATTCAAGATCACGTAGTTCATCTAATTCATCtaatttggaaaagaacagatCTTCCAGTCccccaaaaagaaagaagaaacgtACAGATTCAGATGATTCACGTTCATCTCGTGGCACTAAACCAAAGACACAGCATTTGGCATCAGAAGGTTTTGGGCGCGGTCATAAAAAGTCAGATGCAGGAAGGGGAAGTTCCACAAAAACTTCAGTTTCAAAAACATCCATGATCAAAATAGCTACCTCTTGCACCAAAAGCTTGGAATCCGAGACAACAGGCTCAAAAATTTCAAGAAACAGAATCTCAGATGTAGCTACGAAAGAGGACACTAAGAGGAGGACAGTTTTAGAATTAAATAACAAACCAGGGTGCACAACTTCTAAGGCAGCTGTTTCAGGTGAAGTGATAGTCCTGGATTCAAAGAAAAAACGCAAAGAAAACTTTAACAATATTCAGAGCGAAGATGCTTTATTGATGGCTTGTAAAAAGAGTTCTGTGAAAGATGACTTAAACACATACATGACCGGAGAATCAGGCTGTCCAGTTGTTGCCCAGTCTGACAGATCAGAGTCAGCAGGATCGTCATTTTCATCATCTGAAGCATCTGCATCTGTTGATTCAAATTCTTCACTGAAAGCAGGGTTGTTCGGAGGACTTCGGTAA